A genomic segment from Candidatus Brocadia sinica JPN1 encodes:
- a CDS encoding YraN family protein, with translation MQELPYKQAIGTKGEMLAVKFLKKRGYKILQRNYRRRNGEIDIVCYDHGTIAFVEVKTRYSDKYGPPELSVTEAKKRQIIKVALQYIAEKKIEDRNLRFDVVSIFYPPDKKHPTITLFKNAFAKSDLAASGTRSFI, from the coding sequence ATTCAGGAACTACCTTACAAGCAAGCTATCGGTACAAAGGGGGAGATGCTTGCCGTAAAATTTCTGAAAAAAAGGGGATATAAAATACTGCAGCGAAATTACAGGCGCAGAAATGGGGAAATCGATATTGTTTGTTACGATCACGGAACCATCGCATTTGTCGAGGTAAAGACACGTTATTCTGACAAATATGGTCCTCCGGAACTCTCTGTTACTGAAGCCAAAAAGAGACAAATTATCAAGGTCGCCTTGCAGTATATTGCAGAAAAGAAGATAGAAGATAGAAATCTGCGCTTTGACGTAGTTTCCATCTTTTACCCGCCAGATAAAAAACATCCGACGATAACACTTTTTAAAAATGCCTTTGCTAAAAGCGATTTGGCGGCTTCCGGGACGCGAAGCTTCATATGA
- the rplS gene encoding 50S ribosomal protein L19 translates to MNIIDAIEKEQMKKTTQQFSVGDQVDVSVKIVEGDKERVQVFSGVVIAKNGGGFKETFTVRRIVQGEGVERVFPVHSPKIVDIKVIKSGRVRRAKLYYMRERTSKGTRLQEKFETTASKSGSTQSTKVQGEDK, encoded by the coding sequence ATGAATATCATTGATGCTATTGAAAAAGAACAAATGAAAAAAACAACACAGCAATTTTCTGTGGGGGATCAGGTGGATGTATCAGTAAAGATTGTTGAGGGTGATAAGGAGCGTGTACAGGTTTTTAGTGGCGTCGTAATAGCAAAGAATGGTGGTGGTTTTAAAGAAACTTTTACTGTAAGACGAATTGTTCAGGGTGAAGGGGTAGAGCGGGTGTTTCCTGTTCATTCACCAAAGATCGTTGATATTAAAGTCATAAAATCGGGCAGAGTAAGGCGTGCAAAACTTTATTATATGCGCGAGAGAACAAGCAAGGGAACAAGATTGCAGGAAAAATTTGAAACTACCGCATCGAAAAGCGGCTCAACACAAAGCACCAAAGTTCAGGGAGAAGATAAATAA
- the trmD gene encoding tRNA (guanosine(37)-N1)-methyltransferase TrmD, translating to MRIDILTLFPEMFENVLGHSILKIAREKGLVQYNLFNIREYAENRRCVDDRPYGGGPGMVMKPEPIFNTIEAIEQQTGVCSKRILLTPQGHPFSQSVARELAKESYLMLICGHYEGFDERVRIGLDVTELSIGDYVLSGGEIPAMVVIDTVVRLIPGVLGDLDSTTNESFTEVSLEYPQYTRPAEYRGMKVPDVLMSGNHQKIKEWQRDHALKRTMERRPDLLSKI from the coding sequence ATGCGTATCGATATTTTAACATTATTCCCAGAGATGTTTGAAAACGTGCTGGGGCATAGTATTTTGAAGATCGCCAGAGAGAAAGGGCTCGTTCAGTATAACCTGTTCAATATCCGGGAATATGCCGAAAACAGGCGATGCGTAGATGACCGGCCCTATGGCGGGGGACCGGGCATGGTGATGAAGCCCGAGCCTATTTTCAATACGATAGAGGCTATCGAACAACAAACTGGTGTTTGTTCCAAACGGATATTATTAACACCCCAGGGGCATCCGTTTTCGCAATCCGTTGCCAGAGAACTGGCAAAAGAATCTTATCTGATGCTGATATGCGGTCACTATGAAGGGTTCGACGAAAGGGTACGGATCGGATTGGATGTGACGGAACTTTCTATTGGCGATTATGTACTTTCCGGCGGCGAGATACCTGCAATGGTGGTTATAGATACCGTGGTTCGCCTGATTCCGGGGGTACTAGGTGATCTGGATTCCACCACCAATGAATCTTTTACTGAGGTTTCGCTGGAGTATCCTCAATATACCCGGCCGGCGGAATACAGGGGTATGAAGGTACCTGATGTGTTGATGTCCGGGAATCATCAGAAGATAAAAGAATGGCAAAGAGACCATGCTCTGAAAAGAACTATGGAAAGAAGGCCGGATCTTTTAAGCAAGATATAA
- the rpsP gene encoding 30S ribosomal protein S16 encodes MAVRIRMKRMGRKNRPYYRIGAFDAHEERDGKVIENLGTYDPLESNNEKQVTLKKDRVEYWLSVGAKPTESVAAVLKKFGIPFKK; translated from the coding sequence ATGGCTGTAAGGATTAGAATGAAGAGGATGGGCCGTAAAAATAGACCGTATTATAGGATTGGGGCATTTGATGCCCATGAAGAACGAGACGGAAAGGTGATTGAAAATCTGGGAACATATGACCCTCTGGAATCAAATAATGAAAAGCAGGTTACTTTGAAAAAAGACCGGGTGGAATATTGGTTGAGTGTAGGCGCAAAGCCGACGGAGTCGGTTGCTGCTGTGCTGAAAAAGTTTGGTATTCCGTTCAAAAAATAA